The DNA sequence AAAGCCGATCCCGCGGCTTTCTGCCCAGTCGACGACGGCGGTGAGAATCGCGCCGGACTGCGCGATGAATGCCAGATTTCCCGGACGCGCCATGAGATGGGCAAAACTCGCATTGAGCCCCACCTTGGGCATCAGAATGCCCAGACAGTTCGGTCCGATGATGCGCATCAGATAAGGCTTAGCCGCTTCCAGGGCCGCCTGCTGCAAAGCCACCCCGGCTTCCCCCTCGATCTCTTCGAAACCCGCCGACAAGACAACGGCCGCGCGGGTTCCAGCCGAACCCAGCTCGCCGACGGTCTCTGGCACCTGAGACGCCGGAACCGCCACCACCGCGAGATCGGGAACTTCCGGCAGATCCGAGAGTTGCGTGTAGATGCCATGCGCCGCATCGGGCGCGCTGCGCCGGTTGACCAGCATCACCCGGCCCGCAAATCCACCGGCCTGCAGATTGCGCGCGACTGCGCCCCCCACACGGTGCGCGTCGCGGCTGGCGCCGATCAAGGCAACGGACCGAGGCTTGAAGAAAAATTCCAGATTGCGCGTGGTCATGTGTACTCCCCACGTGTGATCCTGGCCTTCCGCTCATGCATCGCAGCATACGCGGGCACTCATGCCCATACCATGTCATTGGTCTATGACACAGCGAAACCATCGGCAGGTTCATGGCGCCACATCGACGCCTCAATCGCATCGACATGGGCATGGCGCGGACCGGTTCGCAGCCGTTCCTCAAGCGCCACCAGGGCGGGCGACATCCCCCAAGCGACCACTTCGACCGAACCATCGGGAAGGTTCCGCGCCCAGCCCTTCAGGCCCAGGCCGAGGGCCTGGCGCTGACAGAAGGCCCGATACCCCACGCCCTGGACTCGGCCCCGAACGCGCCAGACCATCCCGCTGGACTGGTCGGTCGTCACGGCGATCGCTGCGTCGGAGTCGGGGATACCCGCCGATCGGCGGCATCGCACCCCAGCGGTTCGATTGATTCGCGCATCCAGCGTCTCCTCTCTGAGCGCCAACGCATTACAATGGTGCGCTTTAGCGCTGGCTCGAAGAACTCGATTCATGAACATCATCCTCTATCACAACCCGCGCTGCAGCAAATCGCGCGCAGCGTTGGCCCTGCTCCGGCAAGCCGGTCTCGAACCCACGCTGATCGACTATCTCAGTGACCCACCAAGCCCGGCGACGCTGACACAACTGGTGAAGCTACTGGGCATTCCGCCGCGCGAATTGTTGCGCAAGAGCGAAGAGACCTACAAAACACTCAACCTGGCGCGAGCCGACTTGTCCGACGCGTTCATCATCGATGCGATCCATCAGTATCCCAAGCTGCTGGAACGCCCGATTGCCGTACGGGATGGGCGGTGGGCCATCGTCGGGCGACCGCCGGAACGGGTTCTGGAGCTGTTGGACCATGATTGAAATCCTGATCCTGTACTACAGCCGCAACGGCGCAACGGCCCGAATGGCCCAACGCATTGCGCG is a window from the Candidatus Macondimonas diazotrophica genome containing:
- the arsC gene encoding arsenate reductase (glutaredoxin) (This arsenate reductase requires both glutathione and glutaredoxin to convert arsenate to arsenite, after which the efflux transporter formed by ArsA and ArsB can extrude the arsenite from the cell, providing resistance.) is translated as MNIILYHNPRCSKSRAALALLRQAGLEPTLIDYLSDPPSPATLTQLVKLLGIPPRELLRKSEETYKTLNLARADLSDAFIIDAIHQYPKLLERPIAVRDGRWAIVGRPPERVLELLDHD
- a CDS encoding acylphosphatase, with product MNRVLRASAKAHHCNALALREETLDARINRTAGVRCRRSAGIPDSDAAIAVTTDQSSGMVWRVRGRVQGVGYRAFCQRQALGLGLKGWARNLPDGSVEVVAWGMSPALVALEERLRTGPRHAHVDAIEASMWRHEPADGFAVS